A single Paenibacillus kribbensis DNA region contains:
- a CDS encoding DUF2953 domain-containing protein, with protein MWKWIGIAIIVIILLVLAVLFSRIRWKLDIAKHDSDDRAHLEIRFLYGLIKINYDIPAILIANLQKGLLYRLDRNKNIHKTDASVDSGNINAEKIKHFIHDVRVLLKGTKALSRWLRHTLAHVTMTKMEWSTNISLADAAYTATSTGILWGLKTTLIGFASSFVHMNCTPKLFVVPYWANRLHFTTTLTCEGNVSLGYLFFSMLILAYRIWRVPGGPEAWKRVLSKKPIRHEG; from the coding sequence GTGTGGAAATGGATCGGTATCGCCATCATTGTTATCATATTACTTGTGCTGGCTGTTTTGTTCTCTCGTATCCGCTGGAAGCTTGATATTGCCAAGCATGACAGTGATGATCGGGCGCATCTGGAGATCAGATTTCTGTACGGGTTGATCAAAATCAATTATGATATTCCTGCTATTCTGATAGCCAATCTGCAAAAAGGGCTTCTCTATCGGCTTGACCGCAACAAAAACATACATAAAACCGATGCTTCCGTGGATAGTGGAAATATTAATGCAGAAAAAATTAAGCATTTTATACACGATGTACGAGTTTTGCTCAAAGGAACGAAAGCCTTAAGCCGCTGGCTACGGCATACGTTAGCCCATGTGACGATGACCAAAATGGAATGGTCCACCAATATCAGTCTTGCTGACGCAGCCTATACAGCTACCTCAACCGGTATTCTATGGGGCCTGAAAACGACGCTGATCGGTTTTGCTTCCAGCTTTGTACATATGAACTGCACGCCCAAGCTGTTTGTTGTACCCTACTGGGCCAATCGTTTGCATTTTACCACCACTTTGACCTGTGAAGGAAATGTGTCGCTCGGATATTTATTTTTTTCCATGCTCATTTTAGCTTATCGGATATGGCGCGTTCCGGGTGGACCGGAAGCTTGGAAACGGGTTTTGTCCAAGAAGCCTATCCGGCATGAGGGATGA
- the ytfJ gene encoding GerW family sporulation protein, translating into MSDHPIQGLMQTAMENIKAMVDVNTIVGEAVETPDGSVILPISKVGFGFAAGGSDFNVDEEEHHTSSAAGNHSGKEGHPFGGGSGGGVSIQPIAFLVVGKQGAQIVPLDNQTHLIEKLIDSTPYLIDKVQSIFQNVGGGMQTPPPQVPVNVTTDPSQSGPAYL; encoded by the coding sequence ATGTCAGATCACCCGATTCAAGGGCTCATGCAAACCGCGATGGAAAACATCAAAGCCATGGTAGACGTAAATACGATTGTGGGAGAAGCGGTGGAAACACCCGATGGTTCTGTTATTTTGCCAATCAGTAAGGTGGGGTTTGGTTTCGCAGCCGGGGGAAGTGATTTTAATGTTGATGAAGAAGAACATCATACTTCCTCGGCAGCGGGTAATCATAGCGGGAAGGAAGGGCATCCGTTTGGTGGCGGTAGCGGTGGCGGTGTATCTATTCAACCGATTGCTTTTCTGGTTGTTGGCAAACAGGGGGCGCAAATCGTTCCTTTGGACAATCAAACACATCTGATTGAGAAATTAATCGACTCCACCCCCTACCTGATTGATAAGGTTCAGTCTATCTTCCAAAATGTAGGCGGCGGCATGCAGACTCCACCTCCACAGGTACCTGTAAATGTCACTACAGATCCCAGCCAATCTGGCCCGGCTTACTTGTAA
- a CDS encoding segregation and condensation protein A has translation MTVVNYKLETFEGPLDLLLHLIDKAEIDIQDIPISDITDQYMAFLHSMQELELDITSEFLVMAATLLSIKSKLLLPKPPVMEYDDMDYYEEEDYDPREELVRKLVEYRKYKGIARHLSEREWERSLIYGKEPEDLSAFLPTEPVNPVHGLHTSDLVAAFQRALRKAERRTTVTRVHRDEISVKDRIRQVVGVLEGLGAGGRFLFSKLMHEDMYRHEVVVTFLAILELMKMKQIFCYQEKIFDDIVMEWRGDLRVNGLSEAEINY, from the coding sequence TTGACAGTCGTAAATTACAAGCTGGAAACATTCGAAGGTCCGCTGGATCTGCTATTGCATCTGATTGATAAAGCCGAGATCGACATTCAGGATATCCCGATTAGTGATATTACGGATCAGTATATGGCTTTTTTGCACAGTATGCAGGAGCTGGAACTGGACATTACGAGCGAGTTTCTGGTGATGGCGGCGACGCTCTTATCGATTAAGAGTAAATTGCTGCTTCCCAAACCACCTGTGATGGAATATGACGATATGGATTATTATGAAGAAGAGGATTATGATCCGCGCGAAGAACTGGTTCGCAAGCTGGTGGAGTATCGTAAATATAAAGGGATTGCTCGTCATCTGAGTGAACGTGAGTGGGAACGGAGTCTGATTTATGGCAAAGAGCCGGAAGATCTGAGTGCGTTCCTGCCCACCGAACCCGTAAATCCGGTGCACGGGCTACATACGAGCGATTTGGTCGCGGCCTTTCAGCGTGCATTGCGTAAAGCAGAACGACGTACGACGGTAACTCGTGTCCACCGGGATGAAATTTCAGTCAAGGACCGTATCCGGCAGGTTGTCGGGGTGTTAGAGGGATTGGGGGCAGGAGGGCGGTTTCTGTTCTCCAAGCTGATGCATGAGGATATGTATCGGCATGAAGTGGTAGTCACCTTTTTGGCGATTCTCGAACTGATGAAAATGAAGCAAATTTTCTGTTATCAGGAGAAGATTTTTGATGATATTGTAATGGAGTGGAGAGGGGATTTACGGGTTAATGGATTATCTGAAGCTGAAATCAATTATTGA
- the ribE gene encoding riboflavin synthase yields the protein MFTGLVEEVGRIQTISKSGEAMVLGIEGSVVLDDLKIGDSVSVNGVCLTAIQIGVKDFKVDVMPETFRSSNLKELKSGSRVNLERAMAASGRFGGHIVQGHVDGTGTIRRVTSDQNAVVFEVAPSNQALFKYILLKGSITLDGISLTVAQRTGDTFAVSIIPHTLSETALQAKREGDTVNIECDILGKYVEQLLNYRGSAATEGAEKAPISLDYLAKHGFA from the coding sequence ATGTTTACCGGGTTGGTCGAGGAAGTGGGGCGCATTCAAACGATTTCCAAAAGCGGAGAAGCGATGGTTCTAGGTATTGAAGGCTCCGTCGTTTTGGACGATTTGAAAATAGGAGACAGTGTTTCCGTGAATGGTGTTTGTCTGACGGCCATACAGATCGGTGTTAAGGATTTTAAGGTTGATGTCATGCCGGAAACCTTTCGCAGCAGCAATCTGAAAGAACTCAAATCCGGTAGCCGGGTCAATCTGGAGCGGGCGATGGCAGCAAGTGGAAGGTTCGGAGGTCATATTGTGCAGGGGCATGTAGACGGAACAGGCACGATTCGCCGGGTGACTTCAGACCAGAATGCGGTTGTGTTCGAAGTTGCACCTTCTAATCAAGCATTATTCAAATATATTCTTCTCAAAGGTTCGATCACACTGGATGGCATCAGCCTCACAGTCGCGCAGCGTACGGGAGATACCTTTGCCGTATCCATTATCCCCCATACCTTATCCGAGACAGCCTTACAAGCCAAACGTGAGGGAGACACCGTCAATATTGAATGCGACATACTGGGCAAGTATGTGGAACAGCTTTTGAATTACAGAGGCTCAGCGGCGACGGAGGGAGCAGAAAAAGCTCCTATAAGTCTGGACTATCTGGCGAAGCACGGCTTTGCCTGA
- the ribH gene encoding 6,7-dimethyl-8-ribityllumazine synthase: MARFLEGNLVSDGLKYGIVVGRFNEFITSKLLSGAIDALQRHGVQEDEIDVAWVPGAFEISLIAQKMAASGKYDAVITLGTVIRGSTSHYDIVCNEVAKGVAAINLKTGVPVIFGVVTTENIEQAIERAGTKAGNKGWDSALAAIEMANLGKQF, translated from the coding sequence ATGGCACGTTTTCTGGAAGGTAATCTTGTATCGGATGGTTTAAAATATGGTATTGTGGTAGGAAGATTCAATGAGTTTATTACAAGCAAGCTGTTAAGCGGTGCAATTGACGCACTTCAACGACACGGTGTACAGGAAGATGAAATTGATGTGGCCTGGGTTCCTGGTGCTTTTGAAATTTCACTGATTGCGCAAAAAATGGCTGCAAGCGGCAAATATGATGCTGTTATTACGCTGGGGACGGTGATCCGTGGTTCTACTTCGCATTATGACATTGTCTGCAACGAAGTGGCAAAGGGAGTGGCGGCAATCAATCTGAAAACGGGCGTACCCGTTATTTTTGGTGTCGTGACTACAGAAAATATTGAGCAGGCTATTGAGCGTGCAGGCACGAAGGCTGGTAATAAGGGTTGGGATTCTGCGCTGGCGGCGATTGAAATGGCGAACCTGGGCAAGCAATTTTAA
- a CDS encoding IDEAL domain-containing protein encodes MIKLNTVEIIEIIKKQIPKVMNIKPVELKFTDDFGRASLAGTEHKFTLTNQHYSAKVMDCVLETQVRPILMCEIIYFLKCEFIDGHVEVRLDYDASSEGSHGPTASAVITFDHATQLGLEELADLIDLALHMNDKTWFEELSSQYVKTKAGASIR; translated from the coding sequence ATGATTAAACTGAATACAGTTGAAATAATCGAAATTATAAAAAAGCAAATCCCTAAGGTCATGAACATCAAGCCCGTGGAGCTGAAATTTACAGATGATTTTGGACGGGCATCACTGGCGGGGACGGAGCATAAATTTACGCTGACGAATCAACATTATTCCGCCAAGGTGATGGATTGCGTGTTGGAAACACAGGTGCGCCCGATATTAATGTGTGAAATTATTTATTTTCTAAAATGTGAATTTATTGATGGACACGTTGAAGTACGGCTGGATTATGACGCAAGTTCTGAAGGAAGCCACGGACCCACAGCTTCAGCGGTTATTACCTTTGACCATGCTACACAGCTCGGCTTGGAAGAACTGGCTGATCTGATTGATCTGGCGCTTCATATGAATGATAAAACCTGGTTTGAAGAACTCTCCAGCCAATATGTTAAAACAAAAGCAGGAGCGTCTATCCGATAA
- the ribB gene encoding 3,4-dihydroxy-2-butanone-4-phosphate synthase, with product MDRGSQTSAAADVMEHDEGELDEEIRLDSIEEALEDLKNGKVVIVVDDEQRENEGDFVALAEKATPEVINFMITEGRGLVCVPITQQRAEALELQPMVEQNTDFHGTAFTVSVDHMETITGISAAERSLTVRALADDTVVGGDFRKPGHMFPLIARDGGVLQRAGHTEAAVDLARLSGFKPAGVICEIIKEDGTMARLPDLAVFAKHHQLKLISIQDLIDYRRRLSL from the coding sequence ATGGATCGAGGGAGTCAAACAAGTGCAGCGGCTGACGTAATGGAGCATGACGAGGGGGAACTGGACGAAGAGATTCGTCTGGATTCCATCGAAGAAGCGCTGGAGGATTTGAAGAACGGTAAAGTCGTTATCGTCGTGGATGATGAACAGCGCGAAAATGAAGGTGATTTTGTTGCGTTGGCTGAAAAGGCAACTCCGGAGGTCATTAATTTCATGATCACTGAAGGTCGTGGATTGGTTTGTGTGCCGATAACACAACAAAGAGCCGAGGCATTGGAGCTGCAGCCAATGGTGGAGCAGAATACAGATTTCCACGGCACAGCCTTTACCGTGTCGGTTGATCATATGGAGACAATAACAGGTATTTCGGCAGCCGAGCGTTCCTTGACTGTACGCGCCTTGGCTGACGATACAGTCGTAGGAGGCGATTTTCGCAAGCCTGGCCACATGTTTCCGCTGATTGCCCGCGATGGCGGTGTTTTGCAGCGTGCAGGTCATACGGAAGCGGCAGTCGATCTGGCCCGACTCAGCGGCTTCAAGCCCGCCGGAGTCATTTGCGAAATTATAAAGGAAGACGGCACCATGGCCCGACTGCCTGATTTGGCCGTGTTCGCCAAGCATCATCAGCTGAAGCTGATCAGTATTCAGGATTTAATTGACTATCGTCGTCGTTTGTCATTGTAA
- the scpB gene encoding SMC-Scp complex subunit ScpB, which yields MDYLKLKSIIEGLLFLAGEEGLSAKQIADIVEQQQELVEKSLEDMKQDMEQGGRGLQLVRLAGNYQLATLPEHASYFEKLAYSPARASLSQAALETLAIVAYRQPITRIEIEDIRGVKSERAIHTLVNKELIEEKGRAEAIGRPILYGTTKSFLDYFGLGSLADLPQPEMFEDSDNLEEETQLLFERLESSQPAANDPDLEA from the coding sequence ATGGATTATCTGAAGCTGAAATCAATTATTGAGGGACTGTTGTTTCTCGCGGGAGAGGAAGGATTGTCCGCCAAGCAGATCGCCGACATTGTAGAGCAGCAGCAAGAACTGGTTGAAAAAAGCCTGGAAGATATGAAACAGGATATGGAGCAGGGAGGAAGAGGTCTGCAACTTGTCCGTCTTGCCGGGAATTATCAACTTGCAACATTACCTGAGCATGCATCCTATTTTGAAAAGCTCGCTTATTCTCCGGCACGTGCCTCACTGTCTCAAGCGGCTTTGGAAACACTGGCCATTGTTGCGTATCGCCAGCCCATTACAAGAATCGAAATCGAAGATATTCGGGGCGTCAAATCCGAGCGGGCCATACATACACTGGTCAACAAGGAGCTTATTGAGGAAAAAGGTCGTGCAGAGGCCATTGGACGGCCGATATTGTACGGAACGACGAAATCATTTCTGGATTATTTCGGTCTGGGCTCTCTCGCGGATCTACCGCAACCGGAGATGTTCGAGGATTCGGACAATCTGGAGGAGGAGACACAATTATTGTTCGAGCGTCTGGAGAGCAGCCAGCCTGCTGCAAACGATCCGGATCTTGAAGCCTGA